One window from the genome of Salvia miltiorrhiza cultivar Shanhuang (shh) chromosome 7, IMPLAD_Smil_shh, whole genome shotgun sequence encodes:
- the LOC130992987 gene encoding uncharacterized protein LOC130992987 isoform X3, with translation MYCMHSHFLPEGKVLFMFKDIELCIFDLVSLRIGSVVQPSIINAWSIILNHIFVAGSSQKPVRFFASTDIYIDCISQPGMSYVSRRKLFFDGMDRELRLYQTNSLGSIDMVIICKNSLRYFVIKSQIYLFASQFFFPVFPDDQPYVLCFDLPKEVIFIIDTSVEVNKHPVSSNYNDLCHILRSLLAEFLNNNREHLSSASVSKSVIEVLNLNCTARINSVDVGLYVMRHMETFEGDTSVNWSTGIMNATQHQLGLLRLRYCATIVSWEKNKYKDEILKESSTKYEAELSENASKFDGVFTG, from the exons ATGTATTGTATGCATAGTCATTTTCTTCCTGA AGGGAAGGTTCTTTTCATGTTCAAGGACATAGAGTTATGTATATTCGATTTGGTGTCTCTCCGAATAGGTAGTGTTGTGCAACCATCGATAATCAATGCATGGTCCATAATCTTAAACCACATTTTTGTAGCTGGTTCATCACAAAAACCAGTTCGTTTCTTTGCCTCTACAGACATATAT ATTGATTGCATATCCCAGCCTGGAATGAGTTATGTTTCACGGCGTAAATTATTTTTCGATGGGATGGATCGTGAGCTTCGCTTGTATCAAACCAATTCACTTGGCTCTATTGATATGGTAATAATATGTAAGAACAGTTTACGTTATTTTGTAATCAAatctcaaatttatttatttgcttccCAGTTCTTTTTCCCGGTGTTTCCCGACGACCAGCCATATGTTCTATGTTTTGATCTTCCGAAAGAGGTGATTTTCATCATAGACACTTCTGTGGAAGTGAACAAACATCCCGTTAGTTCCAACTACAACGACTTGTGTCATATCCTT CGGTCCTTATTGGCGGAGTTTTTGAACAACAACCGTGAACATTTAAGTTCAGCATCTGTTTCGAAATCAGTTATAGAAGTTTTAAATCTCAATTGTACAGCCCGTATCAATTCAGTAGATGTTGGGTTGTATGTGATGAGGCATATGGAAACGTTCGAGGGAGATACCTCTGTGAATTGGAGTACTGGAATAATGAATGCAACACAACatcaactaggattactgaggcTGAGATACTGTGCAACAATTGTTTCATGGGAGAAGAACAAGTACAAAGATGAGATTTTGAAAGAGTCATCTACGAAATATGAGGCTGAACTTTCAGAGAATGCGTCAAAGTTTGATGGAGTTTTTACAGGATGA
- the LOC130992987 gene encoding uncharacterized protein LOC130992987 isoform X1, protein MFHYFNQTGNRFRTALVPLDENSSELASNVNGGESPIYGCVRKDFPVRKLHYRSYDIDNIICCTTPLSIREKAIAMYCMHSHFLPEGKVLFMFKDIELCIFDLVSLRIGSVVQPSIINAWSIILNHIFVAGSSQKPVRFFASTDIYIDCISQPGMSYVSRRKLFFDGMDRELRLYQTNSLGSIDMVIICKNSLRYFVIKSQIYLFASQFFFPVFPDDQPYVLCFDLPKEVIFIIDTSVEVNKHPVSSNYNDLCHILRSLLAEFLNNNREHLSSASVSKSVIEVLNLNCTARINSVDVGLYVMRHMETFEGDTSVNWSTGIMNATQHQLGLLRLRYCATIVSWEKNKYKDEILKESSTKYEAELSENASKFDGVFTG, encoded by the exons ATGTTTCATTATTTCAATCAGACAGGAAATAGGTTTCGTACAGCTCTTGTTCCATTGGATGAGAATTCATCAGAACTGGCATCTAAT GTCAATGGAGGGGAATCACCAATCTATGGATGTGTGAGGAAAGACTTTCCTGTTAGGAAATTGCATTACAGATCTTACGatattgataatattatatGCTGCACTACGCCTCTAAGCATTAGAGAGAAAGCCATTGCCATGTATTGTATGCATAGTCATTTTCTTCCTGA AGGGAAGGTTCTTTTCATGTTCAAGGACATAGAGTTATGTATATTCGATTTGGTGTCTCTCCGAATAGGTAGTGTTGTGCAACCATCGATAATCAATGCATGGTCCATAATCTTAAACCACATTTTTGTAGCTGGTTCATCACAAAAACCAGTTCGTTTCTTTGCCTCTACAGACATATAT ATTGATTGCATATCCCAGCCTGGAATGAGTTATGTTTCACGGCGTAAATTATTTTTCGATGGGATGGATCGTGAGCTTCGCTTGTATCAAACCAATTCACTTGGCTCTATTGATATGGTAATAATATGTAAGAACAGTTTACGTTATTTTGTAATCAAatctcaaatttatttatttgcttccCAGTTCTTTTTCCCGGTGTTTCCCGACGACCAGCCATATGTTCTATGTTTTGATCTTCCGAAAGAGGTGATTTTCATCATAGACACTTCTGTGGAAGTGAACAAACATCCCGTTAGTTCCAACTACAACGACTTGTGTCATATCCTT CGGTCCTTATTGGCGGAGTTTTTGAACAACAACCGTGAACATTTAAGTTCAGCATCTGTTTCGAAATCAGTTATAGAAGTTTTAAATCTCAATTGTACAGCCCGTATCAATTCAGTAGATGTTGGGTTGTATGTGATGAGGCATATGGAAACGTTCGAGGGAGATACCTCTGTGAATTGGAGTACTGGAATAATGAATGCAACACAACatcaactaggattactgaggcTGAGATACTGTGCAACAATTGTTTCATGGGAGAAGAACAAGTACAAAGATGAGATTTTGAAAGAGTCATCTACGAAATATGAGGCTGAACTTTCAGAGAATGCGTCAAAGTTTGATGGAGTTTTTACAGGATGA
- the LOC130992987 gene encoding uncharacterized protein LOC130992987 isoform X2 produces the protein MFHYFNQTGNRFRTALVPLDENSSELASNVNGGESPIYGCVRKDFPVRKLHYRSYDIDNIICCTTPLSIREKAIAMYCMHSHFLPEGKVLFMFKDIELCIFDLVSLRIGSVVQPSIINAWSIILNHIFVAGSSQKPVRFFASTDIYIDCISQPGMSYVSRRKLFFDGMDRELRLYQTNSLGSIDMFFFPVFPDDQPYVLCFDLPKEVIFIIDTSVEVNKHPVSSNYNDLCHILRSLLAEFLNNNREHLSSASVSKSVIEVLNLNCTARINSVDVGLYVMRHMETFEGDTSVNWSTGIMNATQHQLGLLRLRYCATIVSWEKNKYKDEILKESSTKYEAELSENASKFDGVFTG, from the exons ATGTTTCATTATTTCAATCAGACAGGAAATAGGTTTCGTACAGCTCTTGTTCCATTGGATGAGAATTCATCAGAACTGGCATCTAAT GTCAATGGAGGGGAATCACCAATCTATGGATGTGTGAGGAAAGACTTTCCTGTTAGGAAATTGCATTACAGATCTTACGatattgataatattatatGCTGCACTACGCCTCTAAGCATTAGAGAGAAAGCCATTGCCATGTATTGTATGCATAGTCATTTTCTTCCTGA AGGGAAGGTTCTTTTCATGTTCAAGGACATAGAGTTATGTATATTCGATTTGGTGTCTCTCCGAATAGGTAGTGTTGTGCAACCATCGATAATCAATGCATGGTCCATAATCTTAAACCACATTTTTGTAGCTGGTTCATCACAAAAACCAGTTCGTTTCTTTGCCTCTACAGACATATAT ATTGATTGCATATCCCAGCCTGGAATGAGTTATGTTTCACGGCGTAAATTATTTTTCGATGGGATGGATCGTGAGCTTCGCTTGTATCAAACCAATTCACTTGGCTCTATTGATATG TTCTTTTTCCCGGTGTTTCCCGACGACCAGCCATATGTTCTATGTTTTGATCTTCCGAAAGAGGTGATTTTCATCATAGACACTTCTGTGGAAGTGAACAAACATCCCGTTAGTTCCAACTACAACGACTTGTGTCATATCCTT CGGTCCTTATTGGCGGAGTTTTTGAACAACAACCGTGAACATTTAAGTTCAGCATCTGTTTCGAAATCAGTTATAGAAGTTTTAAATCTCAATTGTACAGCCCGTATCAATTCAGTAGATGTTGGGTTGTATGTGATGAGGCATATGGAAACGTTCGAGGGAGATACCTCTGTGAATTGGAGTACTGGAATAATGAATGCAACACAACatcaactaggattactgaggcTGAGATACTGTGCAACAATTGTTTCATGGGAGAAGAACAAGTACAAAGATGAGATTTTGAAAGAGTCATCTACGAAATATGAGGCTGAACTTTCAGAGAATGCGTCAAAGTTTGATGGAGTTTTTACAGGATGA
- the LOC130994235 gene encoding uncharacterized protein LOC130994235 encodes MESSPGKDVIVPDSTSDSSISPDKKRTKFVSHHHSRLMKGKQQVPLRAASRVTFSKNSGKVQKSSKVESDLIIIDDAPAIRPIHSSKSVEFIPHEAKSKVLSLNTRTTLASFHDALLKLNTAQKDAVRDIGFGNILELRVKELPGRLAYWALNSFNPTTCELEISTSIRVKVTENDVYRVFGIPKGFRRIKRFDRQTSSELFDDWVALFRVENRDKIKIGLVVNEMLKCKTGGTWFKRHFMIAMCFSIFESFSNGTVHPHVLNTLVDVDKLAEWDWAEYMVRSLIENRKTWGGDETKMYTGPSIFLVLFYVDRINISGTISKRVFPILMSWSSSDLRERQRIEKDKPKFGIGRLCEPLTLPARYGVKFDNSAKCEKQIEVVEDYIISKKLREDAKFIAKRMAQLNIVANSASIKEKGSKFFKDSVEEVFKLTGVRIVIDTPDKLKQAPVTVDLEDDITMRCQLHSKRPLRQPSKVLYRRIAFAIDNDVLNQVNFNAAKIANKENQVFCTPSKTVVAKYLT; translated from the exons ATGGAATCTTCTCCTGGCAAAGATGTCATAGTACCAG ATTCAACAAGTGATTCTTCTATTTCACCAGATAAGAAACGAACGAAATTTGTTTCCCATCATCATTCTAGATTAATGAAAG GTAAACAACAAGTACCTCTACGTGCCGCCAGTCGTGTAACATTTTCCAAGAATAGTGGTAAAGTTCAAAAATCATCCAAAGTGGAATCTGATTTGATTATTATTGATGATGCTCCTGCAATAAGACCTATTCATTCAAGCAAATCAGTCGAGTTTATACCGCATGAAGCAAAATCTAAAGTATTGTCATTGAATACAAGAACAACACTTGCTTCTTTTCATGATGCGTTGCTGAAACTTAATACTGCTCAGAAGGATGCAGTTAGGGACATAGGATTTGGTAACATACTTGAATTAAGGGTTAAGGAGCTTCCTGGTCGACTTGCGTATTGGGCATTGAACAGTTTCAACCCAACAACGTGTGAACTGGAAATTAGCACTAGTATTCGAGTCAAAGTTACAGAAAATGATGTATATCGTGTGTTTGGTATACCCAAAGGATTTCGGAGGATCAAAAGATTTGACCGCCAAACCAGTAGTGAACTTTTTGATGATTGGGTTGCTCTGTTTCGTGTTGAGAACCGAGATAAAATCAAGATTGGCTTGGTAGTGAACGAGATGCTGAAATGCAAGACTGGAGGGACTTGGTTTAAGCGGCACTTTATGATCGCCATGTGTTTCTCTATATTTGAAAGCTTTTCGAACGGAACAGTACACCCCCATGTATTGAATACTCTTGTTGATGTTGACAAGCTTGCTGAATGGGACTGGGCAGAATATATGGTGCGTAGTCTTATAGAGAACAGAAAAACGTGGGGTGGCGATGAGACCAAGATGTATACAGGGCCATCGATTTTCCTTGTG CTTTTTTATGTTGATCGTATCAACATCAGTGGCACTATCTCTAAGAGGGTTTTTCCTATTCTGATGAGCTGGTCAAGCAGTGATTTACGTGAACGTCAGCGAATAGAGAAGGACAAACCAAAGTTTGGAATAGGAAGGTTATGTGAACCATTGACATTGCCAGCCAGATATGGTGTGAAATTTGATAACTCAGCAAAGTGCGAAAAACAAATAGAAGTTGTCGAGGATTACATTATATCGAAGAAGCTTAGGGAAGATGCTAAGTTTATAGCAAAGCGTATGGCTCAGCTGAACATTGTTGCAAACAGTGCATCGATAAAGGAGAAAGGATCAAAATTCTTTAAAGATAGCGTAGAGGAAGTGTTTAAACTTACTGGTGTTCGTATAGTGATTGATACGCCTGACAAATTGAAACAAGCACCTGTTACAGTTGATTTGGAAGATGATATAACAATGAG GTGCCAGTTACATTCGAAACGCCCCCTTCGTCAACCAAGCAAAGTGCTGTACAG gaGAATAGCATTTGCAATTGACAATGATGTCTTGAATCAGGTGAACTTCAATGCTGCTAAGATAGCGAACAAAGAGAACCAAGTGTTTTGTACGCCATCTAAAACGGTAGTAGCCAAATATCTCACATGA